A single Streptomyces sp. Edi2 DNA region contains:
- a CDS encoding oxygenase MpaB family protein — protein sequence MAAADLPGPDSLLRRTLGEWRIGLVAWRLLVLQTADPAVAAGMAHFSTYRAHPWRRVEHTMDSGKRLFFSDREGLRREVARLERTHRRLAGTDEQGRPFTALDPAVRVWVLVTLYECMTAMRELSGRPLTPPELDQMYGEFRAVCAEFGLSDDLLPATAADVPAYMDRTIRERLEYSEPVRYLLFDMLREAPAPRRLGRLKPAWPLVRTVTAYVIGALTIADLPEAFRERFNLPRTRRAALLSFLLHRGMRVLMNALPEHRRYRTPPTGNSSAPQPSTASTDRPSPPEASPVRIPAPRRRKGADSRPARMRTFFRQVLDQTGDGRINSTDLQAMAHNVCWPLELTPEREARVYAAFETWWQHLRTGMDADDDGQLTCEEFVTAMLTGIDAGPAYLEQGLHVAVRAIFHAADTDGSGHLCADEYRTIFGGSRVHPAELNHGFRQIDHDGDGRITEDEFVQAFTDYFTARADSTAGSQLLGRP from the coding sequence TTGGCTGCCGCTGATCTTCCTGGTCCTGATTCGCTGCTGCGCCGCACGCTGGGGGAGTGGCGGATCGGGTTGGTGGCTTGGCGGCTGCTGGTTCTGCAGACCGCGGATCCGGCGGTCGCGGCCGGCATGGCCCACTTCTCCACCTACCGCGCGCATCCGTGGCGGCGTGTCGAGCACACCATGGACAGCGGGAAGCGGCTGTTCTTCTCCGACCGTGAAGGGCTACGCCGTGAGGTGGCCCGTCTGGAACGCACGCACCGTCGTCTGGCCGGGACCGACGAGCAGGGCAGGCCGTTCACCGCGTTGGACCCGGCGGTGCGGGTGTGGGTACTGGTCACCTTGTACGAGTGCATGACGGCGATGCGGGAACTGTCCGGACGCCCGCTGACACCGCCTGAGCTGGATCAGATGTACGGAGAATTCCGTGCGGTGTGTGCCGAGTTCGGTCTCTCCGACGACCTGCTCCCGGCCACGGCCGCGGACGTTCCCGCGTATATGGACCGCACCATTCGCGAGCGCCTCGAATACAGCGAACCCGTGCGCTACCTGCTCTTCGACATGCTCCGTGAAGCGCCCGCACCGCGCCGCCTCGGCCGCCTGAAGCCGGCCTGGCCGCTTGTGCGCACGGTGACTGCCTACGTGATCGGTGCGCTGACCATCGCGGACCTGCCGGAAGCCTTCCGCGAGCGCTTCAACTTGCCCCGCACCCGCCGCGCGGCCCTGCTGTCCTTCCTCCTGCACCGTGGGATGCGCGTGCTGATGAACGCGCTGCCCGAGCACCGCCGCTACCGCACGCCGCCGACCGGCAACTCCTCGGCCCCGCAGCCTTCCACCGCCTCCACCGACCGTCCTTCCCCGCCGGAGGCGAGCCCCGTCCGGATTCCCGCACCTCGCCGCCGCAAGGGTGCCGATTCCCGCCCGGCGCGTATGCGGACCTTCTTCCGCCAGGTTCTCGACCAGACCGGCGACGGCCGCATCAACTCGACCGATCTGCAGGCCATGGCGCACAACGTGTGCTGGCCGCTCGAGCTCACCCCTGAGCGCGAAGCCCGTGTCTACGCCGCCTTCGAGACCTGGTGGCAGCACCTGCGGACCGGCATGGATGCTGACGACGACGGACAGCTGACCTGCGAGGAGTTCGTCACCGCCATGCTCACCGGGATCGACGCCGGGCCGGCCTATCTCGAGCAAGGGCTGCATGTCGCGGTGCGGGCGATCTTCCACGCTGCGGACACCGACGGCAGCGGACATCTGTGTGCCGATGAGTACCGCACGATCTTCGGCGGCTCCCGGGTCCACCCCGCCGAACTCAACCACGGCTTCCGCCAGATCGACCACGATGGAGACGGCCGCATCACCGAAGACGAATTCGTCCAGGCCTTCACCGACTACTTCACCGCCCGCGCCGACAGCACGGCCGGCAGTCAACTCCTCGGGCGCCCGTAG
- a CDS encoding FAD-dependent oxidoreductase, with the protein MSQLPERTDTVVIGGGVVGNSIACQLAEAGVGTVLLERGALGSGSSGTTAGVVRTYFPGNALISSLAVRSLAAYHAFTERTGIDLGLKRIGLLVLFTDEHQTQDFRHTRAAQKAAGVDVELVTAAEAARLNPLVDERAILAAAWSPEAYACDPAAIVRGYATAAQQAGAILRTETPVTGIDPDGRVHTSAGSIRADTVVCAAGPWAGSVAAMADVRLPVTTYPVEMLLTDTPGSAPRCVLPMTMHPSSLRIRSWGDRILVGMGRPAPDETRQAWLQRVSHHLGTTYPALAGSSLENGWSGDLDVSPDGMAFIGRDRSRPFLYAAGFSGQGLCQAPAAGEIIRDLVLDKKSWTDMTGLSTARCLSGSAEIG; encoded by the coding sequence GTGAGCCAACTCCCCGAACGCACGGACACCGTTGTCATCGGCGGGGGTGTCGTCGGCAACTCAATAGCGTGCCAGCTTGCCGAGGCAGGCGTCGGTACCGTCCTGCTGGAGCGTGGCGCACTCGGATCGGGATCGTCCGGGACCACTGCGGGCGTGGTGCGTACCTACTTTCCCGGTAACGCTCTCATCAGCAGCCTTGCTGTCCGGAGCCTGGCGGCTTATCACGCCTTCACCGAACGGACCGGAATCGACCTCGGCTTGAAGCGTATCGGCTTGCTCGTGCTGTTCACCGACGAGCACCAGACGCAGGACTTCCGGCACACCCGAGCTGCCCAGAAGGCAGCCGGAGTGGATGTCGAACTCGTGACAGCTGCTGAAGCAGCGCGGCTCAACCCGCTGGTCGACGAGCGAGCCATCCTGGCGGCAGCCTGGTCGCCCGAGGCCTACGCATGCGATCCCGCCGCGATCGTGCGCGGCTATGCCACAGCCGCCCAGCAGGCCGGCGCCATTCTGCGCACGGAAACACCCGTCACCGGTATCGACCCAGATGGGCGGGTCCACACGTCTGCGGGCAGCATCCGCGCAGACACCGTCGTCTGCGCGGCAGGCCCCTGGGCGGGAAGCGTCGCCGCCATGGCCGACGTACGCCTTCCTGTGACCACATACCCCGTCGAAATGCTCCTGACCGACACCCCCGGTAGTGCCCCGCGCTGCGTTCTGCCGATGACTATGCACCCGTCCAGCCTGCGCATCCGAAGCTGGGGAGACCGCATCCTCGTCGGGATGGGCCGCCCCGCTCCGGATGAAACCCGACAGGCCTGGCTACAACGGGTGTCACACCACCTCGGTACGACCTATCCGGCCCTTGCCGGCAGCAGCCTCGAGAACGGGTGGAGCGGAGACCTCGATGTCAGTCCGGACGGGATGGCTTTCATCGGCCGCGATCGCTCCCGCCCGTTCCTCTACGCGGCTGGATTCTCCGGTCAGGGCCTGTGCCAAGCACCTGCCGCCGGAGAGATCATCCGAGATCTCGTGCTCGACAAGAAATCCTGGACCGACATGACCGGTCTCTCCACCGCCCGCTGCCTCAGTGGTTCGGCCGAGATCGGGTAG